A window of the Cystobacter fuscus genome harbors these coding sequences:
- a CDS encoding ferritin-like domain-containing protein — protein sequence MHSPPLRLLFARTLRASLLSPLVLTGCGVIEPPAGGPCGEPHQEQCPGVDLTGYARPTCDQNALAVSGLSPAVAPDVVQLRVVGTKFNSGTFPQRVVSTSGTACATASDPSACQSALEQLGSTQGFHEHCEQVCSAYYLATTRGDEVTAHTSLEALKSFLRPIDTTQEAALLAFGQGLNVSCGNLTSGAVKANPDGSFNVVGTEGSTCGAGTNLYQIVMKVSPSGDLTEEKRTLLQKGDPNCIVGRRPDGLHAAASVDCDSALGRHFAHAAHMEAASIQAFLRLREELALHGADESLRNDALASALDEVMHTDVSTRLARRFGATPPRLQVETPPPRSLFEVALENIVEGCTRETYGALVAHYQAMHARDEEIRGVMARIAEDETRHAELSWAIDHWAHERLSDAERATLREARRQAVQTLREELAHPLDAQLIDEAGLPPPEVAASMLASLERELWAGHP from the coding sequence ATGCACTCGCCCCCGCTGCGCCTGCTCTTCGCCCGTACCCTCCGCGCCTCGCTCCTCTCACCCCTGGTGCTCACGGGGTGTGGTGTCATCGAGCCTCCAGCTGGAGGGCCCTGTGGAGAGCCGCACCAGGAGCAGTGTCCTGGCGTGGACCTGACGGGCTACGCCCGGCCCACTTGTGACCAGAACGCGCTCGCGGTGAGCGGCCTCTCGCCCGCGGTCGCTCCGGACGTCGTGCAGCTCCGGGTCGTCGGCACGAAGTTCAACTCCGGAACGTTTCCCCAGCGGGTGGTCTCGACCTCGGGCACGGCCTGCGCGACGGCCTCGGATCCATCGGCGTGCCAGTCCGCGCTGGAGCAGCTCGGCTCGACCCAGGGCTTCCACGAGCACTGCGAGCAGGTGTGCAGCGCCTACTATCTCGCGACGACCCGGGGTGACGAGGTGACCGCGCACACTTCCCTGGAGGCGCTCAAGAGCTTCCTCCGACCCATCGACACGACCCAGGAGGCCGCGCTGCTCGCCTTCGGCCAGGGGCTCAACGTGAGCTGTGGGAACCTGACATCCGGCGCGGTGAAAGCCAATCCCGACGGGAGCTTCAACGTCGTTGGCACCGAGGGCAGCACCTGCGGAGCCGGCACCAACCTGTACCAGATCGTCATGAAGGTCTCTCCGTCGGGAGACCTCACGGAGGAGAAGCGCACGCTGCTGCAGAAGGGCGACCCCAATTGCATCGTTGGCCGGAGGCCGGACGGATTGCACGCCGCGGCGAGCGTGGACTGCGACAGTGCCCTGGGCCGGCACTTCGCCCACGCCGCACACATGGAGGCGGCCTCCATCCAGGCCTTCCTGCGACTGCGCGAGGAGCTCGCCCTGCACGGCGCGGACGAGTCCCTGCGCAACGATGCCCTGGCGAGCGCCCTGGACGAGGTGATGCACACCGACGTGAGCACCCGCCTGGCGCGCCGCTTCGGTGCGACGCCTCCCCGGCTCCAGGTGGAAACGCCGCCCCCGCGCTCCCTGTTCGAGGTGGCACTGGAGAACATCGTGGAGGGCTGCACGCGCGAGACGTATGGCGCGCTGGTGGCGCACTACCAGGCGATGCACGCGCGGGACGAGGAGATCCGCGGCGTCATGGCGCGCATCGCCGAGGACGAGACGCGTCACGCCGAGCTGTCCTGGGCCATCGATCACTGGGCCCACGAGCGGCTGTCGGACGCGGAGCGCGCCACCCTGCGCGAGGCGCGGCGTCAGGCCGTGCAGACGCTGCGTGAGGAGCTGGCCCATCCGCTGGACGCCCAGCTCATCGACGAGGCGGGCCTGCCTCCGCCCGAGGTCGCCGCGTCGATGCTGGCCTCGCTCGAGCGGGAGCTGTGGGCAGGACATCCCTGA